In Dyadobacter sp. NIV53, a single window of DNA contains:
- a CDS encoding ABC transporter substrate-binding protein: MTSKRMKFSFFLILIINLAFGGSLYAQYSPQSESKYKAGVNDYRQQRYAAAMEKLAPLTSSNDRSSYTAYAHYYYALAAYQLKRHRESRQMLLQLISKYPGWNKINDAYYLLGANSLGTGQYKEAMDYLQRIKDSSFSKDILSLKQHYLIELNDLTKLIVLHKEFPDDRDIAIVLVQYIQNSPSSTKTDLQFAQQIESQFKISNKEKNAVAEERPRRSIPKKDTQWTKGYYEVSVLLPFRLDELNTARRRTNQFAYDYYIGLTLAREKLKTEGINVNLWAYDVSNDPKPMKSIIDNNAFRQSDLVIGPLYAGTFDITAEFVSDANMIMLNPLSTDANLLKTSSNLYLAHPSITYQIQKAAQWMKSTSPVMTAAIYYGNTAKDSVMAFSYANEVKSKSGKVVELMKILSDREWLEEKISLFETNKPSHIALFSSDAKSGSLLIDVINGRKLNKTPVLAASTSFNMLQSRVGKYGSRLFLIDTDYIDREKDTVREFQKTYWNYTNTFPSVYSYQGYDQLLFFGRMLNQHKEGISKGLESRKYNGDDYLLSGFDFTKSHDNQITPILRYNSGKWIPVN; the protein is encoded by the coding sequence ATGACCAGTAAGCGAATGAAATTTAGTTTTTTTCTGATACTGATAATTAATCTTGCCTTTGGGGGAAGCTTGTACGCTCAATATAGCCCTCAGAGTGAAAGTAAATACAAAGCTGGCGTAAATGATTACAGGCAGCAGCGCTATGCGGCTGCTATGGAAAAGCTGGCACCATTAACCAGTTCCAACGACAGGTCATCTTACACGGCTTACGCACATTACTATTATGCGCTTGCTGCTTATCAGCTGAAACGACACCGTGAAAGCAGGCAGATGCTTTTGCAATTAATAAGTAAGTATCCGGGATGGAATAAAATTAATGATGCATATTATCTGCTTGGCGCAAATAGTTTAGGAACCGGGCAGTACAAAGAGGCAATGGATTATTTGCAGCGAATTAAGGATTCATCATTTTCAAAAGATATTTTGTCTTTAAAACAACACTATCTGATTGAGCTTAATGACCTGACAAAACTTATCGTATTGCATAAGGAGTTTCCAGATGACCGCGATATTGCTATTGTTTTGGTTCAGTATATTCAAAATTCACCTTCTTCAACAAAAACGGATCTGCAATTTGCACAACAGATTGAAAGCCAGTTTAAAATTAGTAACAAAGAAAAAAATGCAGTCGCTGAAGAGCGTCCCAGGCGTAGTATTCCGAAAAAAGACACCCAATGGACAAAAGGATACTATGAAGTTTCCGTATTACTGCCGTTTCGTTTGGATGAATTAAATACTGCAAGACGAAGAACCAACCAATTTGCGTATGATTACTATATTGGCCTGACGCTGGCGCGAGAAAAATTAAAAACAGAAGGTATCAACGTGAATTTGTGGGCTTACGATGTGAGCAATGATCCTAAACCAATGAAAAGTATTATTGACAATAATGCTTTCAGGCAATCTGATCTGGTTATTGGCCCACTTTATGCAGGTACTTTCGATATTACGGCAGAATTTGTTTCCGATGCAAATATGATCATGCTTAACCCATTATCGACAGATGCAAACCTGCTTAAAACCAGTTCAAATTTATATCTGGCGCATCCATCGATCACCTATCAAATTCAAAAAGCTGCACAATGGATGAAAAGTACTTCTCCCGTTATGACGGCAGCAATTTATTACGGAAATACTGCGAAAGATTCTGTGATGGCATTTTCATATGCAAATGAAGTAAAAAGTAAGAGCGGAAAAGTAGTGGAATTGATGAAAATTTTGTCGGACAGGGAGTGGCTGGAAGAAAAAATTTCTTTATTTGAAACCAACAAGCCATCACATATTGCCCTCTTTTCATCTGATGCAAAATCTGGTTCGCTGTTGATAGATGTAATTAATGGAAGAAAACTAAACAAAACTCCGGTTTTAGCTGCATCAACCAGTTTTAATATGCTGCAGTCCAGGGTTGGTAAATATGGTTCGAGATTATTTTTGATTGACACTGATTACATTGACAGGGAAAAAGATACTGTACGCGAATTTCAGAAGACCTATTGGAATTACACCAATACTTTTCCATCCGTTTATTCGTATCAGGGTTATGATCAGTTGCTGTTTTTTGGAAGAATGCTAAATCAGCACAAAGAAGGAATTTCCAAAGGTCTGGAATCGAGAAAGTATAATGGAGACGATTACCTTTTATCAGGTTTTGATTTCACCAAATCACATGACAACCAGATAACACCAATCCTGAGATATAATAGTGGCAAGTGGATACCGGTCAATTGA
- a CDS encoding bestrophin family protein, which produces MIDYNPKEWFKYIFYFQKADTVRKLTPLILTIGVYSAVVAYLLIVHWHFKDSTDLKNISIMHSLLGFVISMLLVFRTNTAYDRWWEGRKQWGSLMNSSRNLCLKINALLGDEYEAERAFYRSMVPNYAFSLKNHLRGKYLSEEFEETSLVKRSFLTIQDHVPNQIAAAIFAKTIELQRKGILLPENVLLLNNELESFTDICGACERIKNTPIPLSYSSFIKKFIFTYCLTLPIGYVFSLHFLVIPFVMFVFYILASLEVIAEEIEDPFGEDSNDLPIERICNGIRTSANALLK; this is translated from the coding sequence ATGATTGATTACAATCCGAAAGAGTGGTTTAAGTATATATTTTATTTCCAAAAAGCAGATACAGTCCGTAAACTGACACCGTTAATATTAACGATAGGTGTTTATTCGGCAGTTGTAGCTTATTTATTGATAGTTCACTGGCATTTTAAAGATTCTACGGATTTGAAAAACATATCCATCATGCACTCTCTGCTTGGATTTGTAATTTCGATGCTTTTGGTTTTTCGTACCAATACTGCTTATGACCGTTGGTGGGAAGGAAGAAAACAATGGGGATCTCTGATGAATTCCAGCCGGAATCTTTGCCTAAAGATCAATGCCCTTTTAGGTGATGAGTACGAAGCTGAACGTGCATTTTACAGGAGTATGGTTCCTAACTACGCTTTTTCTTTGAAGAACCACCTTCGTGGAAAATATTTGTCAGAAGAATTTGAAGAAACCAGTCTTGTTAAAAGGTCTTTCCTAACAATCCAGGATCACGTACCAAATCAGATAGCCGCGGCTATATTTGCCAAAACTATTGAATTACAAAGAAAAGGAATTTTACTTCCGGAAAATGTGCTGCTGCTCAATAATGAGCTGGAATCATTTACCGATATATGCGGGGCATGCGAACGTATTAAAAACACCCCTATTCCACTTTCATACAGTTCATTTATTAAAAAATTTATCTTTACCTACTGTCTCACTTTACCAATCGGGTATGTTTTCAGCCTGCATTTTTTAGTGATTCCATTTGTTATGTTCGTTTTTTACATTCTGGCAAGCCTGGAAGTTATTGCCGAGGAAATTGAAGATCCGTTTGGTGAAGATTCCAACGATTTGCCAATTGAAAGAATTTGTAATGGCATCAGGACTTCCGCGAATGCTTTATTAAAGTAG
- the nspC gene encoding carboxynorspermidine decarboxylase, protein MPVDYTNIPSPCFVLEEELLRKNLQLIDSVQKSAGCNIILALKGFSMYSAFPIVKEYLSGATASSLNEIKLINDFMGCQAHTYMPAYLDQEFTEVLERSSHITFNSLSQWERFQGRVEEFKRNKPEHSLSCGIRVNPQYSEVATEMYNPCVPGSRLGVTRDKLPDILPEGIDGIHFHTLCENGSDTLERTLEAVEARFGDLLHQAKWLNMGGGHLMTREGYDIEKLIRLVKGIREKYNLDVILEPGSAIAWRTGNLFTTVLDIMDSQGIEVVILDTSFAAHMPDTLEMPYKPVISQAYQEPVAGKPTYRMGGMTCLAGDFIGDYSFDNPLQIGDKVIFEDMIHYTMVKTTTFNGVNLPSIGIVRSDGVFRLIRSFGYESFKDRLS, encoded by the coding sequence ATGCCTGTTGATTACACTAATATACCCTCTCCATGCTTTGTCCTAGAAGAGGAATTGCTTCGTAAAAATCTGCAACTGATTGATTCAGTGCAAAAATCAGCGGGCTGCAACATTATTTTAGCACTGAAAGGTTTTTCCATGTATAGTGCGTTTCCTATCGTAAAAGAATATCTGAGTGGCGCCACAGCAAGTTCGCTAAATGAAATTAAGCTGATCAATGATTTCATGGGCTGTCAGGCCCATACTTACATGCCTGCTTATCTGGATCAGGAATTTACCGAAGTACTGGAACGCAGCAGCCATATTACCTTTAACTCATTAAGCCAATGGGAGCGATTTCAGGGCAGAGTTGAGGAATTTAAGAGAAATAAGCCCGAACATTCACTTTCCTGTGGAATACGTGTCAATCCGCAATATTCGGAAGTGGCTACTGAAATGTATAACCCTTGCGTACCCGGATCCCGGCTGGGAGTAACCCGTGATAAACTGCCTGATATTTTACCGGAAGGTATAGATGGTATTCACTTTCATACGCTTTGTGAAAACGGTTCTGATACCCTTGAACGTACACTGGAAGCAGTGGAAGCGCGTTTTGGTGATCTTTTGCATCAGGCAAAATGGCTTAATATGGGTGGAGGCCATTTGATGACCAGAGAAGGTTATGATATCGAGAAACTGATACGTCTGGTAAAAGGAATCAGGGAAAAATATAATCTTGATGTAATACTTGAACCCGGCTCCGCAATTGCGTGGCGTACAGGGAATTTGTTTACCACGGTATTGGATATTATGGATAGCCAGGGAATCGAGGTGGTTATACTTGATACCTCATTTGCCGCACACATGCCGGATACGCTGGAAATGCCTTACAAACCTGTGATCAGCCAGGCATACCAGGAACCGGTTGCCGGCAAGCCTACTTACAGAATGGGTGGTATGACTTGTCTGGCCGGAGACTTTATTGGTGATTATTCTTTTGACAATCCTTTACAAATAGGGGACAAAGTTATTTTTGAAGATATGATCCACTATACAATGGTAAAAACTACCACATTTAACGGTGTTAACTTGCCTTCCATTGGTATTGTTCGATCTGATGGTGTATTTAGGCTAATCAGAAGCTTTGGCTATGAGAGTTTTAAAGACAGGTTATCATAA
- a CDS encoding PIG-L deacetylase family protein — protein MKNRILLILILSSFHHLQAQTKADQAKNPIRVIVFGAHPDDCDLGAGGIASIYASLGHKVKFVSLTNGDKGHQDIGGGELSNIRLKEAKEAARRWGIEYDVLDNHDGELLPTLENRMSVIRLIREWNADMVIAPRTNDYHPDHRNTGVLVQDAAYLVIVPNILSSVPPLTKNPVFLYFRDRFQRPNPFRPDIAIDITAVLAKKVDGLDAHVSQFYEWLPWTSQDLANVPKDKTERKKWLLAAMEKRSAVTPEIKVSLDKWYGKELGDKINQVEVFEICEYGKQPTTEEIRQLFPMLPRN, from the coding sequence ATGAAAAATCGCATTCTACTGATTTTGATATTATCCAGCTTCCATCATTTACAGGCGCAGACCAAAGCTGATCAGGCTAAAAATCCAATCAGGGTAATTGTATTTGGTGCGCATCCTGATGATTGTGATCTGGGTGCCGGTGGAATCGCTTCTATTTATGCTTCACTTGGCCATAAAGTAAAATTTGTTTCATTAACAAATGGTGATAAGGGCCACCAGGATATTGGTGGAGGTGAATTATCTAATATTCGGCTCAAAGAAGCCAAAGAAGCAGCAAGAAGATGGGGAATTGAATATGATGTTCTGGATAACCATGATGGTGAGCTCTTGCCAACACTTGAAAACAGAATGTCTGTCATCCGGCTTATCCGGGAATGGAATGCTGACATGGTGATTGCACCCAGAACCAATGATTATCATCCCGATCATCGTAATACAGGAGTTCTTGTACAGGATGCTGCCTACCTGGTTATTGTGCCAAATATCCTTAGCAGTGTGCCTCCCCTGACTAAAAACCCTGTCTTTTTATATTTTCGTGATCGTTTTCAACGTCCTAATCCATTCCGTCCCGATATCGCCATAGATATTACGGCAGTCCTGGCTAAAAAAGTAGATGGCCTGGATGCACACGTTTCGCAATTTTATGAGTGGCTGCCCTGGACAAGTCAAGATTTGGCTAACGTACCCAAAGATAAAACAGAGCGAAAAAAATGGTTGTTAGCAGCAATGGAAAAACGATCTGCTGTCACACCTGAAATCAAGGTCTCTCTGGATAAGTGGTATGGAAAAGAACTGGGCGATAAAATTAACCAGGTTGAAGTTTTTGAAATATGTGAGTATGGAAAGCAGCCTACTACCGAAGAAATAAGGCAACTTTTTCCAATGTTGCCCCGGAATTGA
- the yidC gene encoding membrane protein insertase YidC yields the protein MLKDSAVITYRTDLKNNQYVEQTYVVHGSGYIIDYGIKSNGVGLGDKSLQFDWKNDLLQLENDMHKNREVVTINYFTDGLQSLATSPTANEEAKTADPVKWFTIKHKYFLAGLISEKNPFSNVSMKADVNPNDSIIVKTMEVAAGIPMSAVQKGEANFQFYLGPNEYHIVDKVKAENFDQNVYLGYAFLKPINKFVLVPLFNFLEKFISNYGLLIICLVLFVKTLLTPLTYKSYISMAKMKLLAPELEELRQQNPDDAAKQQQDQMKLYQQVGVSPLSGCVPVLATMPILFSLFFLFPNLIELRQQHFLWSTDLSTYDSFIKLPFSIPFGVGNHISLFTVMMTASSIGYAYYNNQITPNQPGPVNMKVLGYIMPLMFMFVLNSFPAGLTFYYFVSNVVTIAQQLLIKKFVNEDKIRNILEENRKKNATGEKKQTKFQKYLEKSLQAADEAKKKQADLERRAKKK from the coding sequence CTGCTAAAAGATTCAGCAGTAATTACTTACCGGACGGATTTAAAAAATAACCAGTATGTAGAGCAGACTTATGTTGTGCATGGTTCAGGTTATATTATTGATTATGGCATTAAATCAAACGGTGTTGGATTAGGAGATAAATCCTTACAATTTGATTGGAAGAATGATCTACTTCAGCTTGAAAATGATATGCATAAAAACCGGGAAGTAGTAACTATAAACTACTTTACTGACGGACTGCAAAGCCTTGCTACAAGCCCGACTGCCAATGAAGAAGCGAAAACGGCAGATCCTGTAAAATGGTTTACGATCAAACATAAATATTTTTTGGCTGGTTTAATCTCTGAAAAAAATCCTTTCAGCAATGTATCCATGAAGGCGGATGTGAATCCGAATGATTCGATCATTGTAAAAACGATGGAAGTTGCTGCGGGCATACCAATGTCTGCTGTGCAGAAAGGCGAGGCTAATTTTCAGTTTTACCTGGGGCCTAACGAATATCATATTGTAGATAAAGTGAAGGCAGAAAATTTTGATCAGAATGTTTATCTTGGATATGCATTTTTGAAACCAATCAATAAGTTCGTGCTGGTACCACTTTTCAATTTTCTTGAAAAGTTTATATCCAATTACGGCTTGCTGATTATATGTCTGGTTCTCTTTGTAAAAACACTTTTGACACCATTAACATATAAGTCATACATCAGTATGGCTAAAATGAAACTGCTTGCCCCTGAACTTGAAGAATTGCGCCAGCAAAATCCTGATGATGCAGCGAAACAACAGCAGGATCAAATGAAGCTGTACCAGCAGGTCGGAGTCAGCCCGCTCAGCGGATGTGTGCCGGTACTGGCAACCATGCCAATTTTATTCTCCCTGTTTTTCTTATTCCCGAATTTAATCGAGTTAAGACAGCAGCATTTCCTTTGGTCAACAGATTTGTCTACGTATGATTCGTTTATCAAATTACCATTCTCTATTCCTTTCGGAGTTGGAAATCATATCAGTTTGTTTACGGTGATGATGACCGCTTCGAGTATTGGATATGCCTATTATAACAACCAGATTACACCGAATCAGCCGGGACCGGTGAATATGAAAGTGCTGGGTTACATTATGCCTTTAATGTTCATGTTTGTGTTGAATTCATTTCCCGCAGGTTTAACTTTTTATTATTTCGTTTCCAACGTTGTTACAATTGCCCAGCAATTGCTGATTAAAAAATTCGTAAACGAAGATAAAATCCGGAACATACTTGAAGAGAACAGAAAGAAAAACGCTACCGGCGAAAAGAAGCAGACAAAATTCCAAAAGTATCTTGAAAAATCCTTGCAGGCAGCTGATGAAGCTAAAAAGAAACAAGCTGACTTAGAGAGGCGTGCAAAAAAGAAATAA
- a CDS encoding CTP synthase, with the protein MASKARKTAKYIFVTGGVTSSLGKGIIASSLAKLLQARGLSVTIQKFDPYLNIDPGTMNPYEHGECYVTDDGAETDLDLGHYERFLNVRTSQANNVTTGRVYHNVITAERRGDFLGKTVQVIPHITDELKRNILLLGQTGDYDIVITEIGGCVGDIESLPFLEAVRQVKFEMEEKDTLVIHLTLIPYLNSAGELKTKPTQHSVRMLQEAGIQPDILVCRTEHPLPYELRKKIALFCNVQINSVIEAMDADTIYAVPLLMLKERLDQRALYMLDIYNDKDLDLDSWKTFLSRLKNPVDSITIGLVGKYVELHDAYKSIVESFIHAGAANECKVNIEWIHSESLTEENVFEKLENLDGVLVAPGFGERGIDGKISAIQYVRENNIPFFGICLGMQMAVIEYARNVIGWENAHSVEMDGTTDHPVIHLMEDQKDVSNKGGTMRLGAYPCRIKKDSLANRIYGKVNIRERHRHRYEFNNKYLKDFEEKGLLATGINPDNNLVEMVELPGHPFYVGVQFHPELKSTVMSPHPLFVNFVKAALTYSLEKRAVIS; encoded by the coding sequence ATGGCTTCTAAAGCACGAAAGACCGCTAAGTACATTTTCGTTACGGGCGGTGTAACATCTTCACTTGGCAAAGGAATAATTGCCTCCTCATTGGCGAAACTGCTGCAAGCCAGAGGTCTTTCAGTCACTATCCAGAAATTTGATCCTTACCTGAATATTGATCCGGGAACGATGAATCCTTATGAGCATGGTGAATGCTATGTAACGGACGATGGCGCGGAAACAGATCTGGATCTGGGGCATTACGAACGTTTTTTAAATGTCCGTACTTCACAGGCAAATAATGTAACCACAGGAAGGGTTTACCATAATGTAATTACGGCGGAAAGGCGTGGTGACTTTTTAGGAAAAACGGTTCAGGTTATTCCTCATATTACGGATGAGCTCAAAAGAAATATTCTACTGCTTGGGCAAACCGGTGATTATGACATTGTTATTACCGAAATCGGTGGTTGTGTGGGGGATATTGAATCGCTTCCGTTTCTTGAAGCTGTCCGCCAGGTAAAATTTGAAATGGAAGAAAAGGATACTTTGGTCATCCATCTTACTTTGATCCCATATCTGAACTCCGCAGGTGAATTAAAAACAAAGCCAACCCAGCACTCTGTTAGGATGCTTCAGGAAGCAGGTATTCAGCCGGATATTCTTGTTTGTCGTACAGAACATCCTTTACCATATGAACTGCGTAAAAAGATTGCTTTGTTCTGTAATGTTCAGATCAATTCGGTTATTGAGGCTATGGATGCCGATACAATTTATGCGGTCCCGTTGCTTATGTTAAAAGAAAGGCTTGATCAGCGTGCATTATATATGCTAGACATATACAATGATAAAGATCTTGATCTGGATTCCTGGAAAACATTTTTGTCCCGGTTAAAAAATCCTGTAGATTCGATTACGATCGGTTTGGTTGGAAAATACGTTGAACTGCACGATGCTTACAAATCCATTGTAGAATCGTTTATTCATGCCGGTGCCGCCAACGAATGTAAAGTAAATATTGAATGGATACATTCAGAAAGCCTTACCGAAGAAAACGTATTTGAAAAACTTGAAAACCTGGATGGTGTCCTGGTAGCTCCGGGTTTTGGTGAAAGAGGGATAGATGGTAAAATTTCTGCTATTCAGTATGTCCGTGAAAATAATATACCATTTTTCGGGATTTGTCTGGGTATGCAAATGGCTGTAATTGAATATGCCAGAAACGTAATTGGCTGGGAAAATGCGCATTCAGTAGAGATGGACGGTACAACGGATCATCCGGTTATACATTTAATGGAAGACCAGAAGGATGTATCCAACAAAGGTGGAACGATGCGTTTAGGTGCTTATCCGTGCCGCATTAAAAAAGATTCGCTGGCTAATCGGATTTATGGTAAGGTCAACATCAGGGAACGGCATCGTCACCGGTACGAGTTCAATAACAAATATTTGAAAGATTTTGAAGAAAAGGGATTACTTGCAACGGGAATAAATCCAGATAATAATCTGGTTGAAATGGTAGAATTACCTGGACATCCGTTTTATGTAGGCGTGCAGTTTCACCCTGAATTAAAAAGTACAGTGATGAGCCCACACCCTTTGTTTGTTAATTTTGTGAAGGCCGCACTTACTTATTCCCTGGAAAAAAGAGCAGTGATTTCCTGA
- a CDS encoding AraC family transcriptional regulator produces the protein MITNETLEDFYRNHPAAQRLPKLPDFKNGEHGHFNVFSRKYCTKYTSYNRRDFYKISLLIGKGKLFYGNQEIEINRNALIFFNRNVPYSWQAVSEEQAGYFCLFTEDFINDGSRAKNITDNPLFRGDSIPVFYIDKIQESELFNIFQKMSKELESGYIHKYDLMRSYLDLIIHEAMKMLPSESAGAHMNGSARVTSLFLELLDRQFPIDSPEHKLQLKTANDYASRLSIHVNHLNRALKEITGKTTTEHIIEKVILHSKVMLRQSNWSVTEVAYCLGFEYAAYFNNIFKKQTGITPKSYRETHRV, from the coding sequence ATGATAACCAATGAAACACTCGAAGATTTTTACCGTAATCATCCGGCTGCACAAAGACTACCTAAACTTCCGGATTTTAAAAATGGGGAACATGGGCATTTTAATGTATTTTCCAGGAAATACTGTACAAAATATACTTCTTACAACAGACGGGATTTCTACAAAATTTCATTGCTGATCGGAAAGGGTAAGCTGTTTTATGGAAATCAGGAAATAGAGATCAACCGCAATGCATTGATATTTTTTAACAGGAACGTTCCCTATTCCTGGCAGGCAGTTTCAGAAGAACAGGCTGGTTATTTTTGCTTATTCACAGAAGATTTCATTAATGATGGCAGCCGGGCCAAAAACATAACAGATAATCCTTTATTCAGAGGCGACTCCATTCCGGTGTTTTATATTGATAAAATTCAGGAAAGCGAATTGTTCAATATTTTTCAGAAAATGAGCAAAGAGCTCGAATCCGGTTACATACACAAATATGACCTGATGCGCAGTTACTTAGACCTGATTATTCATGAAGCAATGAAAATGCTGCCTTCCGAATCTGCCGGTGCTCATATGAATGGTTCGGCCAGGGTTACCTCTCTTTTTCTTGAATTATTAGACAGGCAATTTCCAATAGATTCTCCCGAGCATAAACTTCAGCTCAAAACAGCCAACGACTATGCTTCCAGATTATCCATTCATGTAAACCACCTGAACCGGGCGCTAAAAGAAATTACCGGAAAAACGACAACTGAACATATTATTGAGAAAGTTATACTCCATTCAAAAGTGATGCTGAGACAATCAAACTGGAGTGTAACTGAGGTGGCATATTGCCTCGGATTTGAGTATGCAGCTTATTTTAACAACATATTTAAGAAGCAAACCGGGATAACACCAAAATCCTACAGGGAAACACACAGAGTATAA
- a CDS encoding TolC family protein, translating to MSKQGIFSFTILLSLYISTTIVNAQQILTIEEAVHTAQENYGILKAKSNYVNASKATVLQSKADYLPNLNFSLQQDFGTVNGQNGPLYGLGLSVASSGLPLPQQNWNSAFGSLYLTNVNWEFLHLAVRKKKSKWLNLLLPAIRVIWIRKNFSIRYG from the coding sequence ATGTCAAAACAAGGTATTTTCAGCTTCACAATTTTGCTGAGCCTTTATATTTCTACAACGATTGTTAATGCGCAGCAGATCTTAACAATTGAGGAAGCAGTTCATACTGCACAGGAGAATTATGGTATTTTAAAAGCCAAATCAAATTACGTCAACGCTTCAAAAGCAACTGTACTTCAAAGTAAAGCGGATTATTTACCAAATCTTAATTTTTCATTGCAGCAGGATTTTGGTACAGTTAATGGCCAGAACGGGCCACTTTATGGACTAGGCCTTTCAGTTGCATCGTCCGGATTGCCATTGCCACAGCAAAACTGGAATTCGGCTTTCGGCTCACTTTATTTGACGAATGTCAACTGGGAATTTTTGCATTTGGCCGTGCGAAAGAAAAAATCAAAGTGGCTGAATCTGCTGTTGCCCGCGATCAGAGTGATCTGGATCAGGAAAAATTTCAGCATCAGGTACGGGTAG
- a CDS encoding TolC family protein, translated as MAESAVARDQSDLDQEKFQHQVRVAGAYLNLLAAQRLIRSWEKNLDRATALKNVVVTRAKNGLLPGVDSSLANAEVSNAKISIIQARDYEQEQANNLAQLMGVVSQQFTLDTIFVSKMPELPSDSAYSAKNHPLLQYYANRIEMSNQQAKYFQTLSYPTLSMFGVFQGRGAGFSSNYATDQHAFTQNYFEGVKPVRANYLLGVAATWNVTSILRIRKQVLSQKFVSNALQDEYNVVDNRIKNQLLLSENKIKNATANFLEAPIQVKSAGDAYLQKSVLYKNGLSNIVDITQALYILNRAETSRDVAFINVWQALLLKAAAAGDFGVFMK; from the coding sequence GTGGCTGAATCTGCTGTTGCCCGCGATCAGAGTGATCTGGATCAGGAAAAATTTCAGCATCAGGTACGGGTAGCCGGCGCATATCTTAATTTGCTTGCGGCACAACGCTTAATCAGATCGTGGGAAAAAAATCTGGATCGTGCAACGGCTTTGAAAAATGTAGTTGTAACCAGAGCTAAAAATGGCCTGCTGCCCGGAGTAGATTCGTCACTGGCAAATGCCGAAGTATCCAACGCGAAAATTTCCATAATACAAGCCAGGGATTATGAACAGGAACAGGCAAATAACCTTGCGCAACTCATGGGAGTTGTTTCACAACAATTTACACTGGATACTATTTTCGTTTCAAAAATGCCCGAACTTCCTTCAGATTCGGCTTACAGTGCTAAAAATCATCCGCTGTTACAGTATTATGCCAACCGGATTGAAATGAGTAACCAGCAGGCAAAATATTTCCAGACGTTAAGCTATCCGACCTTATCTATGTTCGGCGTCTTCCAGGGCAGAGGTGCCGGTTTTTCTTCAAATTATGCCACCGATCAGCATGCATTTACCCAAAATTATTTTGAAGGCGTAAAGCCAGTCAGGGCAAATTATCTTTTAGGTGTTGCCGCTACCTGGAATGTGACCAGCATTTTAAGGATCAGAAAGCAGGTTTTGTCCCAAAAATTTGTATCCAATGCTTTACAGGATGAATATAATGTAGTGGATAACCGGATCAAAAATCAATTGTTATTGTCAGAAAACAAGATCAAAAATGCAACGGCTAATTTTCTGGAAGCACCCATACAGGTAAAATCCGCAGGAGATGCCTATTTGCAAAAAAGTGTATTATATAAAAATGGCCTGAGCAATATTGTTGATATCACCCAGGCATTATATATCCTGAACCGCGCAGAAACAAGCAGGGATGTTGCCTTTATTAACGTTTGGCAGGCTCTGTTACTGAAAGCGGCAGCGGCAGGTGATTTCGGAGTATTTATGAAATAA
- a CDS encoding PolC-type DNA polymerase III: MSFLVLDIEMTGPEPGWNEIIQIGAELFDDQWKSLGTYLQNVYPENEEAFSVKSEEIHGLSMSDLEDAPMIYDVIPEFEKWIKKHNSGKPGFSNVIMCGQSVINDINFLRFAYRNEKMKWSFSNKLLDLHTISYLFFQILEKSGKTVPRSLSLGSVSTYFGFEREEETHNALEDAQLTAKCFKEFFKLIDKVKLV; encoded by the coding sequence ATGTCCTTCCTCGTACTCGATATTGAAATGACCGGACCAGAACCAGGCTGGAACGAAATTATACAAATTGGCGCTGAATTGTTTGACGATCAGTGGAAGTCCCTGGGTACTTATTTACAAAATGTATATCCGGAAAATGAAGAAGCATTTTCTGTTAAATCAGAGGAGATACACGGTTTATCAATGTCTGACCTGGAAGACGCACCCATGATTTACGATGTTATACCGGAATTTGAAAAGTGGATCAAAAAACACAATTCCGGAAAACCTGGTTTTTCAAACGTGATCATGTGTGGCCAGAGCGTTATCAATGACATCAATTTTTTGCGTTTTGCATACCGAAATGAAAAGATGAAATGGTCATTTTCTAACAAATTACTTGACCTTCACACCATTTCCTATCTATTTTTCCAAATTCTTGAAAAAAGTGGCAAGACTGTTCCGCGTTCTCTCAGCCTGGGATCTGTTTCTACCTATTTTGGTTTTGAGCGGGAGGAAGAAACACATAATGCACTGGAAGACGCACAGCTGACAGCCAAATGTTTCAAAGAGTTTTTTAAACTAATTGACAAAGTTAAACTGGTATGA